A genomic window from Gossypium hirsutum isolate 1008001.06 chromosome D10, Gossypium_hirsutum_v2.1, whole genome shotgun sequence includes:
- the LOC107916039 gene encoding adenylylsulfatase HINT1 produces the protein MAAFTSFSLFRNYATTGRIVAIVRASPRLSYSLTSINFLTPNHSRSWLINEMGVERRYPCRASPTHDEEVAEKVAAINSDSGAPTIFDKIIAKEIPSTIVYEDDKVLAFKDISPQAPVHVLVIPKFRDGLTQLGKAEQRHGEILGQLLLLDAPLLKLSYPSSLASSQPGQPSLL, from the exons ATGGCTGCTTTcacctctttctctctttttcg TAATTATGCAACGACTGGAAGGATTGTTGCAATTGTGAGAGCCTCACCACGACTCTCTTATTCTCTCACCTCTATCAATTTTCTAACACCAAATCACTCACGCag TTGGCTGATCAATGAAATGGGGGTAGAGAGAAG ATATCCATGTCGTGCTAGTCCTACACATGATGAAGAGGTTGCGGAAAAGGTAGCTGCAATCAATTCTGATAGTGGAGCTCCAACCAT ATTTGACAAGATCATAGCTAAGGAAATTCCTTCAACCATCGTGTATGAAGATGATAAAGTCTTAGCATTCAAAGACATCAGTCCGCAGGCTCCTGTTCATGTTTTGGTGATTCCAAAGTTTAGGGATGGGTTGACACAGCTTGGGAAG GCTGAACAAAGGCATGGAGAGATACTGGGTCAACTTCTTTTATTAGATGCGCCATTATTGAAATTATCATATCCATCATCCTTGGCTTCGTCCCAACCAGGCCAACCATCATTGCTATGA